In one Echinicola marina genomic region, the following are encoded:
- a CDS encoding capsule assembly Wzi family protein translates to MLNKKNIYFLTILFSTLLVDVLEAQTIPAGFPVLEESLRRKQLLGELDSVISFNSRPLQPSLFYSNEVFNDYTGFQIGSTLGKKNGKLDKKYISYLPIRNTIAYNSGRPYGWGNGAMIPNVGFQNMITGGIAAKFHFVNIQLMPEWVWTQNKSYDGYYNGFSDRINRARYYFWNFGDNPERFGNTAYSKFSLGQSKITLSYGSFEIGASTENIWWGPGQFNALIFSNNAEGFPHLTFNATKPVKTFLGSIEGQLIMGKLQPSGYKPSQWDELNDKYFVELSEDWRYLNGISISYQPKWVSGLFLGLNRTYQQYSEDKTNSFGDWFPIFETFTKSSLFNNGNSVDYDGKRQDQQVSIFGRYLFTKANAELYFEYGRRDHAYTAREFVLNPEHARAYLLGFQKLFELPYPKQFVQVRAEMLQQQESINRWMRYPGLGGGTSWQTHYQVRGFTHVGQALGSGAGVGSNVQTIEVSIIDQLNKYGIVLERLANHQDFYYKGLGYQEERQPWVDLSLGFLFDYQWDRFMLSSRLQFINGMNYQWQLDDNSTEEFPVGKDKFSVFAQAHLIYLLK, encoded by the coding sequence ATGTTAAATAAAAAGAATATATATTTTCTTACAATACTGTTTAGTACCTTATTAGTTGATGTTTTAGAGGCACAAACCATTCCTGCCGGTTTTCCTGTATTGGAAGAATCTTTAAGAAGGAAGCAATTGTTGGGAGAATTGGATTCGGTTATTAGTTTTAATAGTCGTCCGCTTCAACCATCATTATTTTATAGTAATGAGGTGTTTAATGATTACACAGGTTTTCAAATAGGTAGTACTTTAGGAAAAAAAAATGGAAAACTAGATAAAAAGTACATCAGCTATTTACCAATAAGAAATACCATCGCTTATAATTCAGGAAGACCTTATGGATGGGGCAATGGTGCTATGATTCCTAACGTAGGTTTTCAGAATATGATTACTGGGGGAATTGCTGCTAAATTTCATTTTGTTAATATACAATTGATGCCTGAATGGGTTTGGACTCAGAATAAATCTTATGATGGTTACTATAATGGTTTTTCAGATAGGATAAATCGGGCAAGGTATTATTTTTGGAATTTTGGAGATAATCCCGAAAGGTTTGGTAATACTGCTTATTCTAAATTTAGTTTGGGTCAGTCTAAAATTACTTTAAGTTATGGCTCATTTGAAATAGGGGCTTCTACAGAGAATATCTGGTGGGGGCCTGGTCAATTTAATGCCTTGATCTTTTCCAATAATGCAGAAGGTTTTCCCCATTTGACTTTTAATGCCACCAAACCTGTAAAAACCTTTTTGGGGTCTATTGAAGGGCAGCTTATTATGGGGAAATTACAGCCTTCTGGATATAAACCAAGTCAATGGGATGAATTGAATGATAAATATTTTGTTGAATTATCAGAAGACTGGCGTTATTTAAATGGCATTTCCATTTCTTATCAACCTAAGTGGGTTTCTGGATTGTTCCTTGGGTTAAATAGGACCTATCAACAATATAGTGAGGACAAGACCAATTCCTTTGGGGATTGGTTCCCTATCTTTGAAACATTTACCAAAAGCAGTCTTTTTAATAATGGTAATTCTGTGGATTATGATGGAAAGAGACAGGATCAACAAGTTTCGATCTTTGGAAGGTACCTATTTACAAAAGCCAATGCAGAATTGTATTTTGAGTATGGAAGAAGGGATCATGCCTATACGGCTCGGGAATTTGTTCTGAATCCAGAACATGCTAGGGCCTACTTATTGGGATTTCAGAAATTATTTGAATTGCCTTATCCTAAGCAATTTGTTCAAGTTAGAGCTGAAATGCTACAGCAGCAAGAATCCATTAATCGATGGATGCGGTACCCTGGTTTGGGAGGAGGAACTTCTTGGCAAACCCATTATCAAGTGAGAGGTTTTACTCATGTTGGCCAAGCTTTAGGTTCTGGAGCAGGAGTGGGAAGTAATGTACAAACCATTGAAGTTTCTATAATTGATCAACTCAACAAGTATGGGATTGTATTGGAGCGATTGGCCAATCACCAAGACTTTTACTATAAAGGCTTGGGCTATCAAGAAGAACGTCAGCCTTGGGTGGATTTATCTCTTGGTTTCTTGTTTGATTATCAGTGGGATCGAT
- a CDS encoding oligosaccharide flippase family protein: MISILARRNKVFRNIGLYTLLNFVNSAIPFLLLPVFTNYLSKFDFGIVDLFTTFSFIFIPIVGLNIGSSIIRYYYELDKNEFSNFISTILTFLCLLGGVIVVIVYFVFLVVKPDYFEGGIPIQIVWLSVLYALFTQIIEVLLNIFRVEEKPALFGLLRITKTTMDILLSVYFIVYLNYGWEGRIYPMLFVSGLICIAAILFIRKLYGFKFLIHKTYLKIALSYSVPLIVHTLGGYILAFSDRLVIAHYLGVDEVGLYAVAYQIGMIMSFLGTSFNQAWTPFVFSILKKDEGKGILKLKKYNLVYFATTFIVALAIYLAVPLIYELFINNDFIVNYYVVLWVLIGYSFFGMYKFVVNFLFYFKKTKLLAGITLVSSLINLILNFILVPVYGLLGAAVSTTIAFFILFCIVYYFYHRLCEVHLLK, translated from the coding sequence GTGATTAGTATATTGGCAAGAAGAAATAAGGTCTTTAGGAATATAGGTTTATATACACTTTTGAATTTTGTGAATTCTGCAATTCCATTTTTATTGCTACCTGTTTTTACCAATTATCTAAGTAAATTCGATTTTGGAATTGTTGATCTATTCACAACGTTTTCTTTTATTTTTATTCCTATTGTTGGATTAAATATTGGGAGTTCTATTATTAGATACTATTATGAATTAGATAAAAATGAATTTTCAAATTTCATTTCAACTATTTTAACTTTTTTATGTTTACTAGGAGGTGTTATTGTTGTTATAGTCTATTTTGTTTTCTTAGTAGTTAAACCGGACTATTTTGAAGGAGGAATTCCTATTCAAATAGTTTGGTTATCTGTTTTGTATGCCTTATTTACCCAAATAATTGAAGTATTATTAAATATATTTAGGGTTGAAGAAAAACCTGCTCTATTTGGATTATTGAGAATTACAAAAACAACCATGGATATTTTACTATCCGTTTATTTCATTGTTTATCTCAATTATGGATGGGAAGGGCGTATATATCCAATGTTATTTGTGTCTGGATTAATATGTATTGCAGCTATCTTATTTATTAGAAAACTTTATGGTTTTAAATTTTTAATCCATAAAACATATTTAAAAATTGCATTGAGTTATAGTGTTCCTCTAATAGTACATACCCTAGGAGGATATATATTAGCTTTTTCGGATAGGCTTGTTATAGCACATTACCTGGGAGTTGACGAGGTAGGTTTATATGCTGTAGCATATCAAATTGGCATGATAATGTCATTTTTAGGTACATCATTTAATCAAGCTTGGACTCCATTTGTCTTTTCAATTCTCAAGAAAGATGAAGGGAAAGGGATTCTAAAATTAAAGAAATATAACCTAGTTTATTTCGCTACAACTTTTATTGTAGCATTGGCTATTTATTTAGCTGTTCCATTAATTTATGAATTATTTATAAATAATGATTTTATTGTAAATTATTATGTAGTTCTATGGGTTTTAATAGGGTATTCATTCTTTGGGATGTATAAATTTGTTGTAAATTTTCTTTTTTATTTTAAAAAGACAAAATTACTAGCTGGAATCACTCTCGTTTCTAGTTTGATCAATTTAATATTAAACTTTATACTAGTTCCGGTATATGGATTGCTTGGTGCTGCAGTATCAACAACAATAGCATTCTTCATTTTATTTTGTATTGTGTATTATTTTTATCATCGTCTTTGTGAAGTTCATTTATTAAAATGA
- a CDS encoding NAD-dependent epimerase/dehydratase family protein, whose protein sequence is MTRILLTGASGFLGKELKNYFLKEGHNVDTIGRSNCDYNIDLTKRFALKSSLEFDLIIHAAGKAHFVPKTEREKKDFYKVNFEGTKNLCHAIDKLVQKPRSFIFISTVAVYGVESGELIDESHFLLGDSPYAKSKIQAEMYLKKWANERNIILGILRLPLIVGSDAPGNLGMMIKGIKTGKYLSIGKAKSKKSMVWVGDIPTVFQKLSEVGGVYNLTDGYHSSFGELEGSISKAFNKGLPRRIPIWLANILAKVGDVVGNSLPINSSKLKKITSDLTFDDSLARMHLDWKPSKVLNKLKETLNS, encoded by the coding sequence ATGACAAGAATCTTATTAACTGGAGCCTCGGGTTTCCTTGGTAAAGAGTTGAAAAACTATTTTTTGAAAGAGGGACATAATGTAGATACTATTGGAAGGAGTAATTGCGATTATAATATAGATTTGACAAAACGATTTGCTTTAAAGTCTTCTTTAGAATTTGATTTAATAATTCATGCTGCAGGAAAAGCTCATTTTGTTCCTAAAACTGAAAGGGAAAAGAAAGACTTTTATAAAGTTAATTTTGAAGGAACAAAGAATTTATGCCATGCGATTGATAAGCTGGTACAAAAACCCCGATCCTTTATTTTTATAAGTACAGTAGCGGTATATGGTGTAGAATCAGGAGAATTAATTGATGAATCCCATTTTTTGTTAGGAGATTCCCCTTATGCAAAAAGTAAAATACAGGCAGAAATGTATTTGAAAAAATGGGCAAATGAAAGAAATATAATTTTAGGCATACTAAGGCTGCCTTTAATTGTTGGTTCAGATGCTCCTGGAAATCTTGGAATGATGATAAAGGGGATTAAAACAGGGAAATACCTAAGTATAGGAAAAGCAAAATCAAAAAAGAGCATGGTTTGGGTGGGAGATATTCCTACGGTTTTTCAAAAATTATCAGAGGTGGGCGGCGTTTATAATTTGACAGACGGATATCATTCATCTTTTGGAGAACTAGAAGGGAGCATCTCAAAAGCATTTAATAAGGGTTTGCCAAGGAGGATACCAATTTGGTTAGCCAATATACTGGCTAAAGTAGGAGATGTTGTAGGAAATTCTTTACCAATTAATTCATCTAAATTAAAAAAAATAACTTCTGATTTGACTTTTGATGACAGTCTTGCGAGAATGCACCTAGACTGGAAACCTAGTAAAGTCTTAAATAAACTAAAAGAAACATTGAACTCATAA
- a CDS encoding exo-alpha-sialidase: MRKGILHIIICLGISIQVMAQSSIEILEYKLTKEPSRFYNAIYTSVENPLLRSGNYISVDNGKTWKYSPTSSVEIETPPKSGRRAPVTSIFDSNKQLLVTFFNSLDNPQIPKHVKEPKEALKGYYLRYRTSSDNGKSWLYDIRIKKNENSNSNPFSNIVLGRNAFYLGDYGSKPIINNKGHILLPVQATVISDSKCDSLNWEGLYNPTKGYTYTEVIILRGKWKGKKLVWKLVERIIGDPNSTTRGLIEPSIIKLNNGNIFGVFRGSNGGKLDSNYTLPGYKWYSFSRDNGKNWTKPRPWTYDDGSTFYSPSSMSVLFKHSNGKLYWVGNISEENPKGNHPRFPLVIGEVDQSSMKIIKSSVLILDTYRKYDEGKNRLDLGHVTIIEDRVTKEIIIVYPRLYYNQKEQEWVTIRLSSNSNFN, translated from the coding sequence ATGAGAAAGGGAATTTTACATATCATCATCTGTTTGGGAATATCCATTCAGGTCATGGCTCAAAGTTCTATTGAAATCTTAGAATATAAATTAACTAAAGAACCATCAAGATTTTATAATGCAATATACACGTCAGTTGAGAATCCCCTCCTGCGTTCTGGAAACTATATAAGTGTTGATAATGGAAAAACGTGGAAATATAGTCCAACTTCAAGTGTTGAGATAGAAACTCCTCCCAAATCTGGGCGAAGGGCTCCAGTTACATCCATTTTTGATAGTAATAAACAATTATTAGTTACCTTTTTTAATTCATTAGATAACCCCCAAATACCTAAACATGTTAAGGAACCGAAGGAAGCATTGAAAGGATATTATTTGCGATATAGAACTTCTTCTGACAATGGTAAAAGTTGGCTTTACGACATACGAATTAAGAAAAATGAGAACTCAAACTCAAATCCATTTTCAAACATAGTATTAGGAAGAAATGCATTTTACTTAGGTGATTATGGGAGTAAGCCAATAATTAACAATAAAGGGCATATTCTATTGCCTGTACAAGCTACTGTAATTTCTGATAGTAAATGTGACAGCCTTAATTGGGAAGGATTATATAATCCGACCAAGGGATATACTTATACAGAAGTTATTATTCTTCGTGGGAAATGGAAAGGCAAAAAATTAGTTTGGAAACTAGTAGAAAGAATAATAGGTGATCCAAATTCTACAACAAGAGGGTTAATTGAACCTTCCATTATAAAATTAAATAATGGAAATATATTTGGGGTGTTTAGGGGAAGTAATGGAGGGAAATTAGATTCCAATTATACGTTACCGGGATATAAATGGTATTCTTTTTCGAGAGATAATGGTAAAAATTGGACAAAACCAAGGCCATGGACTTATGATGATGGTTCAACTTTTTATTCTCCTTCTTCAATGTCTGTTTTATTTAAGCATTCAAATGGAAAATTGTATTGGGTTGGAAATATTTCTGAGGAGAACCCTAAAGGTAATCATCCACGATTTCCTCTAGTAATTGGAGAAGTTGACCAAAGCTCCATGAAAATTATTAAATCAAGTGTTTTAATACTTGATACTTATAGAAAATATGATGAAGGAAAGAATAGATTGGATTTGGGACATGTTACAATAATAGAAGACAGGGTGACAAAGGAAATTATTATTGTATATCCCCGTTTATATTACAACCAAAAAGAACAAGAATGGGTTACAATAAGGTTAAGTAGTAACTCCAATTTTAATTAG
- a CDS encoding sugar transferase, with protein MLKRAFDIVSSLIFLILISPLMIPIMILLKFTGEGKIFYVQQRIGKSGRPFGLFKFATMLENSPNMSGGDVTSGNDPRVLPVGGFLRKTKINELPQLLNILLGDISVVGPRPMTPRNFAYYSEEIQKEIKDLKPGLTGIGSIVFRDEERVLANSPKPHLQCYEEDIAPYKGELEIWYKKHYSFGLDLLLIFLTIWAILFPKSKLHLSLFKDLPKSEILSFS; from the coding sequence ATGTTAAAAAGGGCATTTGATATTGTATCGTCATTGATTTTTCTAATATTGATTTCTCCTCTGATGATTCCTATAATGATTTTGCTTAAGTTCACCGGGGAAGGTAAGATATTCTATGTTCAACAAAGGATTGGAAAGAGCGGAAGACCTTTTGGATTATTTAAGTTTGCAACCATGTTGGAAAATAGTCCTAATATGTCAGGCGGGGATGTTACATCAGGAAACGATCCTCGAGTATTACCTGTGGGTGGGTTTTTGAGAAAAACAAAGATAAATGAGCTTCCTCAATTATTAAATATATTGCTTGGAGATATTAGTGTGGTTGGGCCAAGGCCTATGACACCTCGTAACTTTGCTTATTATTCAGAGGAAATACAAAAGGAAATAAAAGATTTAAAGCCAGGTCTTACCGGGATTGGTAGTATAGTATTTAGGGATGAAGAGAGAGTATTGGCTAATTCTCCTAAACCTCATTTACAATGTTACGAAGAGGATATTGCTCCATATAAGGGGGAGCTGGAGATTTGGTATAAAAAACACTATTCTTTTGGTTTGGATTTATTATTGATATTTTTGACTATTTGGGCCATTTTGTTTCCAAAATCTAAGCTGCATCTTAGCTTATTTAAGGATCTTCCTAAATCTGAAATATTGTCTTTTAGTTGA
- a CDS encoding cytidylyltransferase domain-containing protein has translation MRIGLFITARMKSTRLPFKLLKDLNGFSIIEHVIKRSQKIKGIDEIVLCTSNNPQDKPLTDVAIENGIHYFLGSEQDVLERLFQSSRYFGLDYILSITGENPLFSIDIANRMVDMMKRENHDFSTVDGAPVGAAVYGIKVKALELVCKIKTEIDTEIWGILFNQPEIFSIGKIQVEDFLYRPSMRLTNDFPEDYRMMSKIFHAFPYKSLPSLLSVLEYLDNNPSTLEINSKKQQASLDPEVVSRVNSFYKENKKKILDIKKEIYLS, from the coding sequence ATGAGAATAGGCTTATTTATTACAGCTAGAATGAAGTCAACAAGACTTCCATTTAAGCTATTAAAAGATTTAAACGGATTCTCCATAATTGAACATGTGATCAAAAGGTCTCAGAAAATTAAGGGAATAGATGAAATTGTTCTATGTACGTCCAATAATCCTCAGGATAAACCGCTGACGGATGTAGCTATTGAAAATGGTATTCATTACTTTTTAGGGTCTGAGCAAGATGTTTTGGAAAGGTTGTTTCAATCATCTCGTTATTTTGGTTTAGATTATATATTGAGTATTACCGGCGAAAACCCTCTTTTTTCAATAGATATAGCTAATCGAATGGTTGATATGATGAAAAGAGAAAATCATGATTTTTCTACTGTGGATGGAGCTCCTGTTGGGGCTGCTGTATATGGGATAAAAGTGAAGGCATTGGAGCTGGTATGTAAAATAAAAACAGAAATAGATACGGAGATTTGGGGAATTTTATTCAATCAACCTGAAATTTTTAGCATAGGGAAAATACAGGTAGAGGACTTCTTGTACAGGCCTAGTATGAGACTGACCAATGATTTTCCTGAAGATTATAGAATGATGTCAAAAATTTTCCATGCATTCCCTTATAAATCATTGCCATCACTATTGAGCGTGCTGGAATATCTTGATAATAATCCAAGTACTTTAGAAATAAATAGCAAAAAACAACAAGCATCATTGGATCCTGAAGTGGTTTCAAGGGTAAATTCGTTTTATAAAGAAAACAAAAAGAAAATTTTGGATATTAAAAAAGAGATTTATTTATCATGA
- a CDS encoding glycosyltransferase family 4 protein encodes MKILFFYQYFGTPKGSWSTRIYELTKRWVKEGHEVTVVTAPYDKSDIKASSFISHQKIEGINLIVIDLGDSNRFNYVTRAFRAILFSIISIWYSIFRTYDVCISSSGPITIGFPLIVSKWLRRKKTVFEVRDLWPAGGIELGLIKGEIQKKISIIIEKLCYYSSNLIITASVGQKDHIQKRFEKLTIEVIPNASDIEVFNVEGNEPLPEWTTGKVIFTHIGSLGLIHNISFWLDVARNLKELDENNTVSLVFIGDGKDRLPLLEQKERYKLDNIFFLGLMPKSQLPKWVNNSRATLFATLDNPVQSTCSPNKIFDSFAAGVPIVQTTTGWIRDLVDKEKCGINVSLSSPRDAAKKILWLANNSDEASIMGKNAFSLAMSDFNRDILSKKYLDLLSQI; translated from the coding sequence ATGAAGATTTTGTTTTTCTATCAATACTTTGGAACCCCAAAAGGTAGCTGGAGTACTAGAATTTATGAGTTGACTAAAAGGTGGGTAAAAGAGGGACATGAAGTGACAGTGGTTACAGCTCCATATGACAAATCTGACATTAAGGCATCCTCGTTTATTAGCCATCAAAAGATCGAAGGTATTAATTTAATCGTTATAGATTTAGGCGATTCCAATAGGTTTAATTATGTTACCAGGGCGTTTCGAGCCATTTTATTTTCGATTATTTCAATTTGGTATTCCATTTTTCGAACTTACGATGTTTGTATTTCTTCATCAGGCCCCATAACGATTGGGTTTCCTTTAATTGTTTCGAAGTGGTTGAGACGAAAAAAAACAGTATTTGAGGTTAGGGATCTTTGGCCAGCTGGTGGAATAGAACTTGGATTAATAAAAGGGGAAATACAAAAAAAAATCAGTATAATTATAGAAAAGCTTTGCTACTATTCATCCAATTTAATAATTACTGCTTCGGTTGGGCAAAAAGATCATATTCAGAAAAGATTTGAAAAGCTAACCATAGAGGTAATACCAAATGCATCCGACATAGAAGTTTTTAATGTAGAAGGAAATGAACCTTTACCAGAATGGACCACAGGTAAAGTGATTTTTACACATATTGGTTCTTTGGGACTAATTCATAATATATCTTTTTGGCTTGATGTTGCCAGAAATTTGAAAGAATTAGATGAAAACAATACAGTATCTTTGGTTTTTATTGGAGATGGTAAAGATAGACTTCCTTTATTAGAGCAAAAGGAAAGGTATAAGCTTGATAATATATTTTTTTTAGGTCTTATGCCAAAATCCCAACTTCCTAAATGGGTCAATAATAGTAGAGCAACTCTATTTGCGACGCTAGATAATCCTGTTCAAAGTACTTGCAGTCCAAATAAAATATTTGATTCTTTTGCGGCAGGAGTTCCAATAGTTCAAACCACAACAGGTTGGATTAGAGATCTTGTAGACAAAGAGAAGTGTGGGATAAATGTTTCATTATCTTCTCCAAGGGATGCAGCAAAAAAAATTCTATGGTTGGCAAATAATTCAGATGAGGCAAGTATAATGGGCAAAAATGCGTTCAGCTTAGCCATGTCAGATTTTAATAGAGATATATTATCAAAAAAGTATTTGGATTTATTATCTCAAATATGA
- a CDS encoding CatB-related O-acetyltransferase, with protein MLRDLYFSFRRFFRIWEYFLRNVRLGRKVYIEPRVFLSNTVIGDYSYIGHNSVIDKAEIGNYCSIAAFVQIGGMEHSHWWWSTSPRLSSFGIKNKTIIGHDVWIGSKVSLREGIRIGNGAVIGSNSVVLKDVEPYTIVAGVPAKVIRKRFDNEMIEALVKTEYYKSHPKEAKLKLDELDQKFRLKEN; from the coding sequence ATGTTAAGAGATTTGTATTTTTCTTTTAGGAGATTTTTTAGGATTTGGGAGTATTTTCTTCGAAATGTTAGATTAGGTAGAAAAGTATATATAGAACCAAGGGTTTTCCTTTCTAATACCGTTATAGGAGATTACTCCTACATAGGTCATAATTCAGTTATTGATAAGGCTGAAATAGGAAATTATTGTTCTATTGCGGCTTTTGTTCAAATTGGTGGGATGGAACATTCTCATTGGTGGTGGTCCACGTCTCCAAGGTTAAGTTCTTTTGGAATAAAAAATAAAACAATTATTGGACATGATGTATGGATAGGTTCAAAGGTGTCGTTACGTGAGGGGATTCGGATAGGGAATGGAGCTGTTATAGGAAGTAATTCAGTTGTTTTAAAAGATGTGGAACCATATACAATAGTAGCAGGAGTTCCAGCAAAAGTAATTAGGAAGCGTTTTGATAACGAAATGATCGAAGCTTTAGTTAAAACAGAATATTATAAATCACATCCGAAGGAAGCTAAATTAAAGTTAGATGAACTCGATCAAAAATTTCGACTTAAAGAAAATTAG
- a CDS encoding UDP-N-acetylglucosamine 4,6-dehydratase → MDTNKFILNYLQRKESLFEQDLKNNHDELSSNIEGKYLMVIGGAGTIGSSFIKAALKYLPAKLVVVDINENGLTELVRDLRSVEGQYVPDEFYSYPLSFDSPAFRKLFRAHGPFDIVANFAAHKHVRSEKDIFSIEALLENNLVKAKGLLDLLVEHPPKHFFCVSTDKAANPVNIMGASKKMMEELILSYGDRLKVSTARFANVAFSNGSLLEGFLKRIEKNQPISCPSDVKRFFVSPQESGEICLMACVLGNNKEVFFPKLDMEKDLIKFADIFPPLLKKLGFEPVIFDSDEEARKNVHLIDQGKYPVYVFKTDTSGEKLYEEFYTEEESYDLNKFQALGKISKEPTYPIEKFDEIFDELYNLLDKNETQKTDIVGWLKKYIPEFEHIETGLSLDKKM, encoded by the coding sequence ATGGATACTAACAAATTTATATTAAATTATTTGCAAAGAAAAGAGAGCCTTTTTGAACAGGACTTGAAGAATAATCATGACGAGCTGTCATCGAATATTGAAGGGAAATATTTAATGGTTATTGGTGGAGCTGGTACAATTGGTTCCTCTTTTATAAAAGCTGCCTTAAAGTATCTTCCTGCTAAACTAGTAGTAGTTGATATTAATGAGAATGGGCTGACAGAATTGGTGAGGGACCTAAGAAGTGTGGAAGGGCAATATGTTCCTGATGAGTTTTATTCATACCCATTATCGTTTGATAGCCCCGCTTTTAGAAAACTTTTCAGAGCTCATGGGCCTTTTGATATAGTAGCCAATTTTGCAGCTCATAAACATGTGAGAAGCGAAAAAGATATTTTCTCAATAGAGGCGCTGTTGGAAAATAATTTAGTTAAGGCAAAAGGTTTATTGGATCTTTTAGTTGAACATCCTCCAAAACATTTCTTTTGTGTATCGACAGATAAGGCTGCCAATCCGGTAAATATTATGGGGGCTAGCAAGAAAATGATGGAGGAACTGATTTTATCCTATGGGGATAGATTAAAAGTATCTACAGCAAGATTTGCCAATGTGGCTTTTTCTAATGGGTCTCTTTTGGAAGGGTTTTTGAAAAGGATAGAGAAAAATCAACCCATTTCCTGTCCTAGTGATGTTAAAAGATTTTTTGTTTCTCCTCAAGAATCAGGAGAGATCTGTTTGATGGCTTGTGTTCTAGGCAATAATAAAGAAGTGTTTTTCCCTAAGTTAGATATGGAGAAGGATCTAATCAAATTTGCTGATATTTTCCCTCCATTATTAAAAAAACTAGGTTTTGAACCTGTAATTTTTGATTCAGATGAGGAAGCTAGAAAAAATGTACACTTAATAGATCAAGGTAAATATCCGGTGTATGTATTTAAAACAGATACTTCTGGGGAAAAGCTTTATGAGGAGTTCTACACAGAAGAAGAATCGTATGATTTGAATAAGTTTCAAGCATTAGGTAAGATCAGTAAGGAGCCTACCTATCCAATTGAGAAGTTTGATGAGATTTTCGATGAACTTTATAATTTGCTTGATAAGAATGAAACACAGAAAACTGACATTGTTGGTTGGTTAAAAAAATATATTCCTGAATTTGAGCATATCGAAACAGGGTTAAGTTTGGACAAGAAAATGTAA
- a CDS encoding YhcH/YjgK/YiaL family protein, translating into MIFDKTENLKNYGERFQFVLDDLHGGSFEKGKKDINEPDCFSIGLVYQTQNSDRALWESHRKYLDIHVILEGEELIHLADIASMVPTNEYQDDYQLFEGREQQTIRLSPGYFLILFPHEVHRTSIAVNNSLEVKKKVYKKLL; encoded by the coding sequence ATGATATTTGACAAAACCGAAAACCTTAAAAATTATGGAGAGAGATTTCAATTTGTTTTGGATGATCTACATGGAGGATCCTTTGAAAAAGGTAAGAAAGATATTAATGAACCTGATTGTTTTAGTATAGGTTTGGTGTACCAAACTCAAAATTCCGATAGGGCTCTTTGGGAATCACATAGAAAATATTTGGATATACATGTTATATTGGAAGGTGAGGAGCTAATACATCTAGCTGATATCGCATCAATGGTCCCAACTAATGAGTACCAAGATGATTACCAGCTTTTTGAAGGCCGTGAGCAACAAACTATCCGTTTGTCCCCAGGGTATTTTCTGATTTTATTTCCACATGAGGTTCATCGTACAAGCATTGCTGTTAATAATAGTTTAGAAGTAAAAAAGAAGGTATATAAAAAGCTTCTTTAA